From the genome of Desulfobulbaceae bacterium:
TCATCTAACTATTGAGGGATACCCCGCCCCTTGGCGTGTTTATGTCAAGGCAAGGGGGTAAGGTTCTCGAGCTTTAGTCGACCTCCTCCATCAGAACTTTCCCCCGTTGCCCTCCTAAATCTTTAAAAATAATTGTTGCATGGTCGAGTAGCCCAAGTCGCTTTAGTCGGAGTAGATTTTCTTCTTTATTGCCGGTGAGTAGTGATTGGTCCTGAATGGCGATAGTAATCCTACAGGGGCGGTTTCGGTAGTCGTGGAGTTTGCGCCTGACTTCGTGGAACAAGCGTCTGGCCTTGACCAATTCACCAAATGCAGGATGATATGGGCCTGCGATTAAATGTGCTTCAAGCTCAAGATTAGACTGGAGACCTGCTCGGATAACGGCGATATCTTTTTCAGCAAAAATTTGGGTAAGTCGAGCGGTGAGGGTGACGGCTTTATTCAGTGATAATGGATGGTATCTACCGGAGTGGTATAATTGTTCAAGGCCACTACCCTTGATGACAAGTGTTGGATAGATTCGAACAAAGTCGGGTTGCAATTGAGCGAGAGACTTTGCCCCCGAAACTGTCGTGATGGTGCTCTCTCCCGGGAGTCCAATCATGATTTGTGCACCTGTGGTGATCCCACAACTTTTGAGGATTGATAGCGCTTGTTTGATTTGATTTACGCTATGCCCTCTCTGGCTTTGATTGAGCACGTTCTGACTCATAGATTGGACCCCCAACTCAATGATCGTAACTCCGAAGTTGCGTAGGAATTCTGGTGTGGTGGGGGAAATATAATCGGGGCGGGTTGAAAGCCTAATTTCATCTACGTGGCCGGATTTGATAAATGGTTGCACCGCCTCAAGATACTGCCTCTGTAGATCAAAGGGGAGTCCTGTGAAGCTACCGCCATAAAAAGCAACCTGGGTCTTGCGTGGTGTTTGTCTCGACCTTTCAAGCCAGGCGCTGATTTCTGCAGCAACAGATTCTGTGGGACGGCTTAATGCTGGTGAGGAAGTTCCGGTGATGGGTATTTGGTTGCAGAAGATGCAGCGGTGAGGGCATCCCAGGTGATTAAGAAAGATTGGAATGATGAAAGGTGAGGGATGGTGACTCAAGGTTGGCGTAAATGGGTAATGGCTGCCGCTGCCGCTTTTTGTTCAGCTGCTTTTTTGCTTCTGGCCGAGGCGGAGGCCACGCATCGCCCAAGAAGATGGACAGAGACAGTAAAGATTTTGGCATGATCTGGTCCTTCCGAGCTTTCAAGGACATAGGCAGGGGCTGTATTGTGCTTTTCCTGGGTTAACTCTTGAAGTGCACTTTTAGGGTCACTGGCTTTCATGGCCAGTTGAGCCATATCGATTCGGGCATGGAATTGATGCTCGATTATTTCTTTGGCAGTCTGGTAATTACTATCGGAAAAAATTGCTCCGACCACAGCCTCGTAGGTAGATGCAAGAATGGAAGGTTTCTGGCGTCCTTTACTTTGATCTTCTCCCTTGCCGAGGAGTAAGAATGTCCCGATGCTCAGATCATTAGCTACAATGGATAGATGTTTCTCCTGGACAAGAGCGGAACGGAGTTTTGTTAACTCCCCTTCGGGTTTTTCCGGGTATAGCGCGATGAGTTGAGCGCCGATAACCAGATCAAGTACTGCATCGCCTAGAAATTCGAGAGTTTCATTGTCTGTTGCTACCAGTCTTGGGTGTTCGGCCCGGAAAGAGCGGTGGGTGAGGGCTCGGAGCAGGAGTGACTGGTCTGTGAAGCGGTAGCCGATTAGATTTTCTAACTGTGAAAGTTGGCAATGAGAAGGAATGAGATGATTTTGTATGCTGCTCATATGAAAGTAAGGGTACGTGATGGATGTTTAGTGTTTTTGAAACGTTGAAGTGATTGCTCGCATGCAAGTTTTCTCTTGTCAAATAGGTTAGTAACGGATATTATGGCCTTCAATTTTCCAAGTCGTTGATATGGCGGC
Proteins encoded in this window:
- a CDS encoding radical SAM protein; protein product: MSHHPSPFIIPIFLNHLGCPHRCIFCNQIPITGTSSPALSRPTESVAAEISAWLERSRQTPRKTQVAFYGGSFTGLPFDLQRQYLEAVQPFIKSGHVDEIRLSTRPDYISPTTPEFLRNFGVTIIELGVQSMSQNVLNQSQRGHSVNQIKQALSILKSCGITTGAQIMIGLPGESTITTVSGAKSLAQLQPDFVRIYPTLVIKGSGLEQLYHSGRYHPLSLNKAVTLTARLTQIFAEKDIAVIRAGLQSNLELEAHLIAGPYHPAFGELVKARRLFHEVRRKLHDYRNRPCRITIAIQDQSLLTGNKEENLLRLKRLGLLDHATIIFKDLGGQRGKVLMEEVD
- the rnc gene encoding ribonuclease III, which produces MSSIQNHLIPSHCQLSQLENLIGYRFTDQSLLLRALTHRSFRAEHPRLVATDNETLEFLGDAVLDLVIGAQLIALYPEKPEGELTKLRSALVQEKHLSIVANDLSIGTFLLLGKGEDQSKGRQKPSILASTYEAVVGAIFSDSNYQTAKEIIEHQFHARIDMAQLAMKASDPKSALQELTQEKHNTAPAYVLESSEGPDHAKIFTVSVHLLGRCVASASARSKKAAEQKAAAAAITHLRQP